Proteins encoded by one window of Companilactobacillus ginsenosidimutans:
- a CDS encoding cold-shock protein has translation MFEGKIVRFNTSRGFGFINDGQNDIFFFADSVLNREDHYIQPDLTVAFEIAPGYKGPQAVNISIKDEESAE, from the coding sequence ATGTTTGAAGGTAAAATTGTCAGATTTAATACATCGCGTGGTTTTGGTTTTATAAATGATGGTCAAAATGATATTTTCTTCTTTGCTGATTCAGTTTTGAATCGTGAAGATCACTATATCCAACCTGATTTAACAGTGGCATTTGAAATTGCCCCCGGCTATAAGGGACCACAAGCTGTAAATATTAGTATAAAAGATGAAGAAAGCGCTGAATAA
- the ileS gene encoding isoleucine--tRNA ligase: MRVKDTLNLGKTKFPMRGNLPNKEAEWQKDWEENKVYEKRQKLNEGKPTFELLDGPPFANGDIHMGHALNKISKDIIVRYKSMDGYRSPYVPGWDTHGLPIEQQLAKKGVKRKEIGMAEYREMCRKFAEQEIAKQMAGFKRLGVSADWDHPYITYQPEFEKEEVKVFGEMVNKGYIYRGKKPVYWSPSSESTLAEAEIEYKDIKSPSIFVAFKVRDGKDLLDKDTSFIIWTTTPWTMPSNLAICVNPKFDYALVNADGKKYVVAEERISFLKETLGWENVETLKTFKGSELEGLKATHPFYDRESLLILGNHVTLDDGTGLVHTAPGFGADDFVVGMKYKLPIFSPIDEHGCFTDEVPEYKGVFYDDANKLITKRMQDNGSLLKLSFFTHSYPHDWRTKKPVIFRATPQWFASIDDFRDQLLEELEKVSFIPDWGKKRLYNMIRDRGDWVISRQRAWGVPLPIFYGENGEPIMTKEIIDHVADLFGKYGSGIWFEKDAKDLLPEGYTNPNSPNGKFTKETDIMDVWFDSGTAHAGVAKLRDNLTFPADLVLEGSDQYRGWFNSLLITSVAAFGVAPYKAILSQGFTLDKNGVKMSKSLGNVIAPSDIERQFGAEIIRLWVASVDASSDVQVSVDSFKQSSDSYRKIRNTIRFMLANTTDFDPKENRVDYKDLRPEDKYIVMKLNDLIESVLNDYDKFDFASVNKSVLKFLTNDLSTFYLDFAKDVVYIDPEDSHSRRSMQTVIYDSAVALAKLLTPILPHTMEQVWEYLKEPEEYVQLAEMPKAEKQADFDEIRSTWDTFMSFRDDIQKSLEVARDNKMIGKSLEAKVTVYPNDDLKAALAKIDSNLGQLLIVSQFEISDQPAPADADQYTEESVLVQKAEGKVCTRCRMTKTDVGSDSNFPDFCARCAKIVTEQYPQTISEGFED; this comes from the coding sequence ATGCGAGTAAAAGACACATTGAACTTGGGAAAAACAAAATTCCCTATGCGTGGAAATCTTCCCAACAAAGAGGCCGAATGGCAAAAGGATTGGGAAGAAAACAAAGTCTATGAAAAAAGACAAAAACTAAACGAAGGTAAACCAACTTTTGAATTATTAGATGGACCTCCATTTGCCAATGGTGACATTCATATGGGGCATGCCTTGAACAAGATTTCTAAGGATATTATTGTTCGTTACAAATCAATGGATGGATATCGTTCACCTTATGTTCCTGGATGGGATACTCATGGTCTTCCAATTGAACAACAACTCGCTAAAAAGGGTGTTAAACGTAAGGAAATCGGTATGGCTGAATACCGTGAAATGTGTAGAAAATTTGCTGAACAAGAAATTGCTAAGCAAATGGCTGGTTTCAAAAGATTAGGTGTTTCAGCTGATTGGGATCACCCATATATTACTTATCAACCAGAATTCGAAAAAGAAGAAGTTAAAGTTTTTGGTGAAATGGTAAATAAGGGTTATATCTATCGTGGTAAAAAACCGGTTTATTGGTCACCCTCATCAGAATCAACTTTAGCTGAAGCTGAAATTGAATATAAAGATATCAAATCGCCATCAATTTTCGTAGCATTTAAAGTTCGCGATGGTAAAGATCTATTGGACAAGGATACATCGTTCATTATTTGGACAACTACTCCTTGGACAATGCCTTCTAACTTGGCTATTTGTGTAAATCCTAAATTCGATTATGCATTAGTTAATGCTGACGGTAAAAAATATGTTGTTGCTGAAGAACGTATTAGTTTCTTAAAAGAAACATTGGGTTGGGAGAACGTTGAAACTTTGAAGACGTTCAAAGGCTCTGAACTAGAAGGATTAAAAGCAACACACCCATTCTATGACAGAGAATCATTATTAATTCTTGGTAATCACGTTACTCTTGATGATGGTACTGGTTTAGTTCATACAGCTCCTGGATTTGGTGCTGATGACTTTGTTGTTGGTATGAAGTATAAGCTACCAATTTTCTCACCAATTGATGAACATGGTTGTTTCACTGACGAGGTTCCAGAATACAAAGGTGTATTTTACGATGACGCCAACAAATTAATTACAAAACGTATGCAAGACAATGGTTCATTGTTGAAGCTTAGTTTCTTCACTCACAGTTATCCACATGACTGGCGTACAAAGAAACCGGTAATATTCCGTGCAACACCACAGTGGTTTGCTTCTATTGATGATTTCAGAGACCAATTGCTTGAAGAACTTGAAAAAGTTAGTTTCATTCCTGATTGGGGTAAGAAACGTCTTTATAATATGATTCGCGACCGTGGCGATTGGGTTATTTCAAGACAACGTGCTTGGGGTGTTCCACTTCCAATTTTCTATGGTGAGAATGGCGAACCAATTATGACCAAAGAAATCATTGATCACGTTGCTGATTTATTCGGTAAGTATGGTTCGGGAATTTGGTTCGAAAAGGATGCGAAAGATCTTCTTCCAGAAGGTTATACAAATCCTAATAGTCCAAATGGTAAATTTACAAAAGAAACAGACATAATGGATGTTTGGTTTGACTCAGGTACAGCTCATGCTGGTGTTGCTAAGTTACGCGACAACTTAACTTTCCCGGCTGACTTAGTTCTTGAAGGTTCTGACCAATATCGTGGATGGTTCAATTCATTACTTATTACTTCAGTTGCTGCCTTTGGTGTTGCTCCTTATAAAGCAATTCTTTCTCAAGGATTCACTCTTGATAAAAATGGTGTCAAAATGAGTAAGTCACTAGGTAATGTTATTGCACCTAGTGATATCGAACGTCAATTTGGTGCTGAAATTATTCGTTTATGGGTAGCTTCGGTAGATGCAAGTTCTGATGTTCAGGTTTCAGTTGATTCATTCAAACAATCTTCTGATTCATATCGTAAAATTCGTAATACAATCAGATTCATGTTAGCCAATACAACAGATTTCGATCCTAAAGAAAATCGCGTGGACTATAAAGATTTACGTCCAGAGGATAAATATATTGTCATGAAATTGAATGACTTAATTGAATCAGTATTGAATGATTATGATAAATTTGATTTTGCTAGTGTTAATAAGTCAGTCTTGAAGTTCCTTACAAATGATTTATCAACATTCTACTTAGATTTTGCTAAAGATGTTGTTTACATTGACCCAGAAGATTCACATTCACGCCGTTCAATGCAAACAGTTATCTATGATTCGGCTGTAGCATTAGCTAAGTTATTGACACCAATTCTTCCTCACACAATGGAACAAGTATGGGAATACTTGAAAGAGCCAGAGGAATACGTACAATTGGCAGAAATGCCTAAGGCAGAAAAACAAGCTGATTTTGATGAAATCAGATCAACTTGGGATACATTTATGAGTTTCAGAGATGATATTCAAAAGTCTCTAGAGGTCGCTCGTGATAACAAAATGATTGGTAAATCACTTGAAGCCAAAGTCACTGTTTATCCAAATGATGACTTGAAAGCTGCTTTAGCAAAAATTGATAGTAACTTGGGACAATTATTAATTGTTTCTCAATTTGAGATTAGTGATCAACCTGCTCCAGCAGATGCAGATCAATATACAGAAGAAAGTGTATTGGTTCAAAAAGCTGAAGGTAAAGTATGTACGAGATGTCGTATGACTAAAACAGATGTTGGTTCTGACTCAAACTTCCCAGACTTCTGTGCAAGATGTGCTAAGATAGTTACTGAACAATATCCACAAACTATAAGCGAAGGCTTTGAAGACTAG
- a CDS encoding RNA-binding protein, with protein sequence MSDKVKVDINGGYFRPEEKPFIDKIGDLLLRTQSMYIPQLTDFLNLRERAILDNLVNKYDDLFVHYYGGYEGAERVRGIIAPDYFVPKQSDFKESLYEIRYPERFANLHHGQILGSLTGSGMDRDHFGDIITNGKRWQFFCFDNLDQFVEDQVDKIGSFKVHLDKKDIQKDIIMPIDESADETINVQSLRLDTIIADVYDISRTQSKSLIEHGRIQLNWVPNRNASAFVTLYDTISVRGYGRIRINDIMGKSRNNKYIVFVNIIRK encoded by the coding sequence ATGAGTGATAAAGTGAAGGTCGATATAAACGGTGGATATTTCCGCCCTGAAGAAAAACCTTTTATCGATAAAATCGGTGATTTATTACTCCGAACACAATCTATGTATATCCCACAATTAACGGATTTTTTAAATCTTCGTGAGCGTGCCATCTTAGATAATTTAGTTAACAAATATGATGATTTATTTGTTCATTACTATGGTGGATACGAGGGAGCAGAAAGGGTCAGGGGCATTATTGCTCCTGATTATTTTGTACCCAAACAATCTGATTTTAAAGAATCGTTGTATGAGATTAGGTATCCGGAGAGATTCGCCAATTTGCATCATGGACAAATATTAGGTTCATTAACTGGATCTGGTATGGATCGTGATCATTTTGGAGATATCATCACCAATGGCAAAAGATGGCAGTTTTTTTGTTTTGATAACTTAGATCAATTTGTCGAAGACCAAGTGGATAAAATTGGTTCGTTCAAAGTTCATTTGGATAAGAAGGATATTCAAAAAGATATAATTATGCCGATTGACGAGTCAGCTGATGAGACAATTAATGTCCAATCACTCAGACTCGATACAATTATTGCGGATGTCTATGATATTTCAAGGACGCAGTCTAAGTCTTTGATTGAACATGGCCGAATACAATTAAATTGGGTTCCAAATCGCAATGCGAGTGCGTTTGTAACTTTGTATGATACTATTAGTGTTAGAGGCTATGGACGTATTAGAATTAATGATATTATGGGCAAATCCAGAAATAATAAATACATAGTTTTTGTAAACATAATCAGAAAATAG
- the mnmA gene encoding tRNA 2-thiouridine(34) synthase MnmA — protein MDNAKKRVVVGMSGGVDSSVSALLLKQQGYEVIGVFMKNWDDTDDSGVCTATEDYEDVAKVANKIGIPYYSVNFEKEYWDRVFQYFLSEYRKGRTPNPDVMCNKEVKFKAFLDYANQLNADYIAMGHYAQSFRDDNGVVHLLRGGDANKDQTYFLSTVQQDQLQKALFPIGGMQKSEVRRIAEEAGLSTAKKKDSTGVCFIGERNFRKFLGEFLPAQGGTMMTPDGEVKGKHAGLMYYTIGQRQGLGIGGNGKSNEPWFVVGKDMSKNILYVDQGYDNPRLYADHLEASDLSFITGLDYGDEFHSTAKFRYRQQDVGVTVHVLDDGKVSVDFDNPVRAITPGQEVVFYDGEECLGGATIDAAYMKDKILQYI, from the coding sequence ATGGATAATGCAAAAAAGCGCGTAGTTGTTGGAATGAGTGGAGGAGTTGATTCTTCTGTCAGTGCTCTTTTGTTAAAACAACAAGGTTACGAGGTAATCGGAGTTTTCATGAAGAACTGGGATGACACAGATGATTCAGGTGTATGTACAGCCACTGAAGATTACGAAGATGTTGCCAAGGTAGCAAATAAAATCGGAATTCCATATTATTCTGTTAATTTTGAGAAGGAGTACTGGGATCGAGTATTCCAATATTTCTTATCAGAATATCGTAAGGGTAGAACTCCTAACCCTGATGTTATGTGTAACAAAGAAGTTAAATTCAAGGCATTTTTAGATTACGCAAATCAATTGAATGCTGACTATATCGCAATGGGTCACTACGCTCAAAGCTTTCGTGATGATAATGGTGTTGTTCACTTATTACGTGGTGGAGATGCAAATAAGGACCAAACTTATTTCTTAAGTACTGTTCAACAAGATCAACTACAAAAGGCTTTATTCCCAATTGGGGGAATGCAAAAGTCTGAGGTACGTAGAATTGCTGAAGAGGCTGGACTCTCAACAGCTAAGAAGAAGGACTCAACCGGTGTATGTTTCATTGGTGAGAGAAACTTCAGAAAGTTCCTTGGTGAGTTCTTGCCTGCCCAAGGTGGAACTATGATGACACCTGACGGTGAGGTCAAGGGTAAGCATGCTGGTTTAATGTATTACACAATTGGCCAGAGACAAGGTCTTGGAATCGGTGGAAACGGTAAGTCAAACGAGCCATGGTTCGTAGTTGGTAAGGATATGAGTAAGAATATTCTTTATGTCGATCAAGGGTATGACAATCCTAGATTATATGCCGATCATTTGGAAGCATCTGATCTTTCATTCATTACTGGATTAGATTATGGTGATGAGTTCCACTCAACTGCTAAGTTTAGATATCGTCAACAAGATGTCGGTGTTACTGTTCATGTGTTGGATGATGGTAAGGTCAGTGTTGACTTTGACAACCCAGTACGTGCAATTACACCTGGACAAGAAGTTGTCTTCTATGACGGTGAGGAGTGCCTTGGTGGTGCAACTATTGATGCTGCTTATATGAAGGACAAGATTTTACAATACATTTAA
- a CDS encoding NUDIX hydrolase yields the protein MHKEDSKYYEEVIASKRMFGGKIFNVDVEQVVLPNGIPAIREIVQHHGAVGIIPFVDDKMIFVRQWRAPLGQETLEIPAGKIDADEGRDLQEVALREMNEELGLTTDKLEKVTAFFASPGYSNEKITIYSAKNLQQVENKRPLDNDEFLNVEKLTLNEAEKYVEDGTICDGKTIFAVTYWKLLKAKGE from the coding sequence ATGCATAAAGAAGATTCGAAATACTATGAAGAAGTTATTGCATCAAAGAGAATGTTTGGTGGCAAAATTTTTAATGTAGATGTCGAACAAGTTGTGCTACCCAATGGCATTCCCGCAATTAGAGAGATTGTCCAACATCACGGTGCAGTCGGGATAATTCCATTTGTTGATGATAAAATGATTTTTGTCAGACAATGGCGTGCTCCACTTGGACAAGAAACTTTGGAAATACCTGCTGGTAAAATTGATGCTGACGAGGGTAGGGATTTACAAGAAGTTGCCTTGCGTGAGATGAATGAGGAGTTGGGCCTGACGACCGATAAGCTAGAAAAGGTTACTGCCTTTTTTGCAAGTCCCGGTTACTCAAATGAAAAAATAACAATTTATTCAGCAAAAAATCTTCAACAAGTTGAGAATAAACGTCCACTGGATAACGATGAATTTTTAAATGTTGAAAAACTAACATTAAATGAAGCTGAAAAGTATGTTGAAGATGGAACTATTTGTGATGGCAAAACAATTTTTGCCGTAACATATTGGAAGTTGCTTAAGGCTAAAGGTGAATAA
- a CDS encoding DivIVA domain-containing protein: MVLSPIEIHNKEFDRKFRGYDREQVDDFMGQIVNDYDLALQQNAQLQKELKQSRSQLKYFTEMKDALNQSILVAQDAADKVKANAEKEAQVISEEAQSKARDLLDQSTDKSNQILEDASDKARQVTIQTDDLKSKTSSFRATLQKMLQQQLEYVESPEWNKMLEQTPTDDLKQRIGMQADDSDLTNDPGINQGSVDQNSQQGVSNPEQVDYNENIPDNKTSDSYTINNDQNGPTFNFDADNGNN, from the coding sequence ATGGTCTTGTCACCTATCGAAATACATAATAAAGAGTTTGATCGAAAGTTTCGTGGATATGATCGAGAACAAGTTGATGATTTTATGGGTCAAATCGTAAATGATTATGATTTGGCTTTGCAACAAAATGCTCAATTACAAAAAGAATTGAAACAATCACGATCACAATTGAAGTATTTCACAGAAATGAAAGATGCTTTGAATCAATCTATTTTAGTGGCTCAAGATGCTGCTGATAAGGTTAAGGCAAATGCTGAGAAAGAAGCTCAAGTAATCTCTGAAGAGGCACAATCTAAAGCTAGAGATTTATTAGACCAGTCAACAGACAAATCTAATCAGATTCTTGAAGATGCTTCTGACAAAGCCAGACAGGTTACCATTCAAACTGATGATCTGAAAAGTAAAACTAGTTCATTCAGAGCAACTTTGCAAAAGATGTTGCAACAACAACTTGAATACGTTGAAAGCCCTGAATGGAACAAGATGCTTGAACAGACACCCACTGACGACTTGAAACAAAGAATTGGTATGCAGGCTGATGATTCTGACTTGACTAATGATCCTGGGATAAATCAAGGTTCAGTTGACCAGAATTCACAACAAGGTGTTTCAAATCCTGAGCAAGTGGATTATAATGAAAACATTCCAGATAACAAAACGTCAGATTCATATACAATAAACAACGACCAAAATGGTCCTACGTTTAACTTTGACGCTGATAACGGAAACAACTAA
- a CDS encoding cell division protein SepF — MAFEKLGNFFGISDDENYDAGKQVDQTNNESVDYSNNEKVVSIDSGNNAKTGSSKIAIYQPRVYADAKVVAKQILNNKAVIVNFNNINDEQAKRIVDFLTGTVFALNGEIKRVGDKIFLCTPPKFQIDGSIPDIGE; from the coding sequence ATGGCATTTGAAAAATTAGGTAACTTTTTTGGCATCAGTGATGACGAAAATTACGATGCCGGTAAACAAGTAGACCAAACAAATAATGAATCAGTTGATTATTCAAACAACGAAAAAGTTGTTTCAATTGATTCCGGCAATAACGCAAAGACTGGTAGCAGCAAAATTGCTATATACCAACCAAGAGTTTATGCTGATGCCAAAGTTGTTGCTAAACAAATTTTAAATAACAAAGCTGTTATCGTTAATTTCAATAACATCAATGATGAACAAGCAAAGAGAATTGTTGACTTCTTAACTGGTACTGTTTTCGCCTTAAACGGTGAAATCAAGCGAGTTGGGGACAAGATTTTCCTTTGCACACCACCTAAGTTTCAAATAGATGGTAGTATTCCTGACATTGGTGAATAA
- a CDS encoding YggT family protein, whose protein sequence is MGQIMNGLPVIIGGIFGVYQLLIFVYCILTFIPSVFNSAFGRMIAGVVQPFLNLISRIIPTRIGLIDFAPIIALVLVQVLEKVIFMII, encoded by the coding sequence ATGGGACAAATAATGAATGGATTACCAGTCATTATCGGTGGAATTTTTGGTGTTTACCAATTGTTAATATTTGTTTATTGCATATTAACATTCATTCCATCTGTTTTTAATTCGGCATTCGGTCGAATGATAGCAGGGGTAGTTCAGCCATTTCTAAATTTGATTTCAAGGATCATTCCAACTAGAATCGGTCTGATTGATTTTGCCCCAATTATTGCTTTAGTGTTAGTTCAAGTCTTAGAGAAAGTGATTTTTATGATAATTTAA
- a CDS encoding cysteine desulfurase family protein — protein sequence MGYTYLDNAATTPMAPEVVALMQDQMLNNFGNASATNYYGRQARSVLDDSRHTIAQSINAKDSEIVFTSGGTESDNTAIISTALSRQSEGKHIITDATEHEAVLKPMKYLESLGFNVTYLKPNEDGEISVEQVERALTDDTILVSIMYGNNEVGALNPISEIGELLKNHQAYFHTDAVQAFGTENIDVHAENIDLMSTSAHKLNGPKFIGFLYINENISIPSFIKGGDQETKRRAGTENVPGIAGFAEAVKLANDEVKKDKRERFYSFKQQIEKTLKENQIKFEINGPKGPHALNHVLNLYIPGVDRGVLLTRLDLEGFAVSGGSACTAGSLEPSHVLIAMFGKDSPKVADSIRISFGKDNTMDEINSFTKKLIEIIRDLTN from the coding sequence GTGGGGTATACGTACCTAGATAATGCTGCCACAACTCCAATGGCCCCGGAGGTAGTTGCGTTGATGCAAGACCAAATGTTAAACAACTTTGGTAATGCATCAGCGACAAATTATTATGGGCGCCAGGCGAGAAGCGTATTAGATGATAGTAGACACACTATTGCTCAAAGTATAAACGCTAAAGACTCTGAAATAGTCTTTACAAGTGGTGGAACAGAAAGTGATAATACAGCAATTATTTCAACTGCATTGTCACGTCAAAGTGAAGGAAAACATATTATTACCGATGCGACTGAACACGAAGCCGTATTGAAACCAATGAAATATTTGGAATCTCTCGGTTTTAATGTTACATACTTGAAACCAAATGAAGATGGAGAAATTTCTGTCGAACAAGTCGAACGGGCTTTGACAGATGATACTATTTTGGTCTCGATAATGTATGGTAATAACGAAGTTGGAGCTTTGAATCCCATTTCAGAAATTGGTGAACTACTAAAAAATCACCAAGCATATTTTCATACGGATGCTGTTCAAGCCTTCGGAACAGAGAATATTGATGTTCACGCAGAAAATATTGATTTAATGTCAACCTCTGCGCACAAGCTAAATGGTCCCAAATTCATTGGTTTCTTATATATAAATGAAAATATTAGTATTCCATCATTCATTAAAGGTGGAGATCAAGAAACTAAACGTCGTGCCGGAACAGAAAATGTTCCTGGTATTGCAGGATTTGCTGAAGCCGTTAAGTTGGCTAATGATGAAGTAAAAAAAGATAAACGAGAAAGATTTTATTCATTTAAACAACAAATCGAAAAAACTTTAAAAGAAAATCAAATCAAATTTGAAATAAATGGTCCTAAAGGTCCACATGCATTGAATCACGTGTTAAACTTGTATATTCCTGGAGTAGATCGAGGGGTATTATTAACTAGACTTGATTTGGAAGGATTCGCCGTTTCTGGTGGGTCTGCTTGTACTGCGGGAAGCCTGGAACCATCACACGTGTTAATTGCAATGTTTGGTAAAGATAGTCCAAAAGTTGCTGATTCAATACGTATTAGTTTTGGGAAAGATAATACGATGGATGAAATCAATTCTTTTACAAAAAAGTTAATTGAAATCATTAGGGACTTGACTAATTAA
- a CDS encoding 5'-methylthioadenosine/adenosylhomocysteine nucleosidase, producing the protein MKIGVIVPMEQEIKLFKESMEAVQSEIIAGVEFTHGTYADHQVILAQSGIGKVQAGMTATILNEKYQPDLIVNTGSAGGIGEELKIGDIVISEKLAYHDVDVTQSGYKMGQLPGSPLYFDADTFYVNEIRIAAEKTDLNYHVGLIVSGDQFIDDKAKIATIKKDFPDALASEMEGAAVAQVCTQFKTPFVVIRAMSDVGDENANVNFDEFVVQAGQKSVQMLLNFLDRE; encoded by the coding sequence ATGAAAATAGGTGTAATCGTTCCAATGGAACAAGAAATTAAATTATTCAAGGAAAGTATGGAAGCAGTTCAATCTGAAATAATTGCTGGGGTTGAATTTACCCACGGAACTTATGCAGATCACCAAGTAATACTTGCACAAAGTGGTATTGGCAAGGTTCAAGCAGGAATGACTGCAACCATCTTGAATGAAAAATATCAACCAGATCTTATAGTTAACACTGGTTCAGCCGGTGGAATTGGCGAAGAACTTAAAATTGGTGATATCGTAATTTCTGAAAAATTGGCTTATCACGATGTTGATGTTACTCAATCAGGTTATAAAATGGGTCAACTCCCAGGGAGTCCATTGTATTTTGATGCTGATACTTTTTATGTTAATGAAATTAGAATTGCTGCCGAAAAAACCGATTTAAATTATCACGTTGGATTAATTGTGTCCGGAGACCAATTTATTGACGACAAGGCTAAAATTGCTACAATTAAAAAAGATTTTCCAGACGCATTAGCTTCTGAAATGGAAGGTGCTGCAGTGGCTCAAGTTTGTACGCAGTTTAAAACACCTTTTGTAGTAATTCGAGCAATGAGTGATGTTGGCGACGAAAATGCCAATGTCAATTTCGATGAATTTGTGGTTCAAGCCGGTCAAAAATCAGTTCAAATGTTGTTAAATTTCTTAGATCGGGAATAG